A single window of Anomaloglossus baeobatrachus isolate aAnoBae1 chromosome 5, aAnoBae1.hap1, whole genome shotgun sequence DNA harbors:
- the CYBC1 gene encoding cytochrome b-245 chaperone 1 has protein sequence MYMQVESRTGTLLHLKRNPSIRSWSLLIGIASVGLAAAYYSADSWAWKLFYVAGCLFVALQNLEDWEEAIFDKKAGKVVLKTFNLYRKILTFCKGGQEEVVVLLKEIRDVNVEEEKVRYFGKGYLIVLRLVTGISHPLTQSAVLGGRSDVEGVAKLLTTFLDLDLAGFRSRIEEESSDSEETLDKEDE, from the exons ATGTATATGCAGGTAGAAAGCCGCACTGGGACCCTCCTACATCTGAAGAGGAATCCCAGCATCCGCTCATGGTCACTATTAATTG GAATCGCCTCGGTCGGCCTGGCTGCAGCCTATTACAGTGCAG ATTCCTGGGCGTGGAAGCTGTTTTACGTGGCCGGATGCCTTTTTGTGGCTCTTCAGAATCTGGAAGATTGGGAG GAGGCCATATTTGATAAGAAGGCTGGGAAGGTCGTCCTGAAGACCTTCAACTTGTACAGGAAAATACTCACATTTTGTAAAGGAGGTCAAGAGGAAG TGGTGGTCCTACTCAAGGAGATCCGAGACGTCAACGTTGAGGAGGAGAAGGTCCGATATTTCGGGAAGGGCTACCTCATAGTTCTGCGTCTTGTCACTGGCATCTCCCACCCTctgacgcaaagtgcggtcttgggAGGTAGAAG TGATGTGGAAGGGGTGGCCAAACTTCTCACCACCTTCTTGGACCTCGACCTGGCAGGATTTCGATCCCGAATCGAGGAGGAGAGCAGCGACAGCGAAGAGACTTTAGATAAGGAAGACGAATGA
- the HEXD gene encoding hexosaminidase D isoform X1 has protein sequence MFLNAYRKQPDNTNTAEERASAKTILVHLDLKGAPPKVSYLAEVFPLFSSLGATGLLIEYEDTFPYYKELLPLRAAHAYSPQEIREILRLAQLNHLEVIPLVQTFGHMEFVLKNKEFTHLREVPMYPNSLNPHREESHQLIHAMIRQVMELHLGLHWLHIGSDEVYYLGEGEESKKYLSESGQTVEDLFMCHLKKVAAHVVSTYPGVKLIAWDDMLRGASAQKLTDSGVTQLVEPMIWDYTSNLEVDNRVALIEKYSQSGFQKIWLASAFKGATGASQQLTHIGHHLENHKRWLQVIQKIPQNTLQGVALTGWQRYDHFSVLCELLPVGIPSLAVCLQTLKNGAYTEQVATAVQDVLGMATLDTENYSSEASGSFPGSDVLILITQILFFLKNPTQEFLERNRFVMGWFSAFHRKRKMIHPIMVQQIEPEAVSLLSNWTLLLRDLQAALLKIFPDVTVDEWMEEHLMPYYLQLQQLVQDLNTALENQT, from the exons ATGTTCCTAAATGCTTACAGGAA GCAACCGGACAACACTAACACCGCAGAGGAAAGAGCAAGTGCCAAGACGATCCTGGTCCACCTGGATCTTAAAGGGGCTCCTCCGAAAGTCTCCTACCTGGCTGAG GTTTTTCCGCTCTTTTCCTCCCTTGGAGCCACCGGGCTGCTGATAGAGTATGAAGACACCTTCCCGTATTACAAGGAGCTTCTCCCACTGCGAGCTGCTCACGCCTACAG TCCTCAAGAAATCCGGGAGATTCTGCGACTGGCACAGCTTAACCATTTAGAGGTCATTCCTCTCGTACAGACGTTTGGACACATGGAG TTTGTCCTAAAGAATAAGGAGTTTACCCACCTGAGAGAGGTCCCAATGTACCCGAACAGCCTTAACCCTCACAGGGAAGAGTCCCACCAGCTTATCCATGCCATGATAAGACAGGTGATGGAGCTCCATCTTGGTCTACACTGGCTCCATATTGGCTCAGATGAG GTCTACTACCTCGGGGAAGGAGAAGAGTCTAAGAAATATCTTTCCGAAAGTGGGCAGACTGTTGAAGACCTCTTTATGTGCCACTTGAAGAAAGTAGCCGCACATGTGGTTTCCACATATCCAGGTGTCAAGCTCATCGCCTGGGATGATATGCTGAGGGGTGCATCTGCCCAAAAATTGACAG ACTCTGGAGTGACCCAACTGGTGGAGCCAATGATCTGGGACTATACTTCAAACCTAGAGGTTGACAATAGAG TTGCCCTGATTGAAAAGTACTCGCAGAGTGGCTTCCAGAAGATCTGGCTGGCCAGTGCCTTTAAGGGGGCCACCGGGGCTTCCCAGCAGCTTACCCATATCGGACATCACCTGGAGAACCACAAACGTTGGCTACAGGTGATACAGAAGATACCACAAAATACCCTGCAGGGAGTGGCCCTCACTGGATGGCAGAG GTACGACCATTTCTCAGTTCTGTGTGAGCTTCTGCCAGTGGGGATACCTTCTCTGGCCGTGTGTCTGCAGACACTGAAGAATG GTGCGTACACTGAGCAGGTGGCCACCGCTGTCCAGGATGTTTTAGGAATGGCTACTTTGGATACGGAAAACTACTCAAG TGAAGCTTCCGGCTCCTTCCCTGGCAGTGACGTCCTGATACTCATAACCCAAATCCTGTTCTTCCTGAAGAATCCCACACAAGAATTCCTGGAGAGAAACCG GTTTGTCATGGGTTGGTTCAGCGCATTTCACAGAAAGAGAAAAATGATCCATCCCATAATGGTGCAACAGATAGAACCAGAGGCTGTGAG TCTCTTGTCTAATTGGACGTTATTACTGAGGGATCTCCAGGCAGCTTTGCTGAAGATCTTTCCAGACGTCAcggtggatgaatggatggaggaacACTTAATGCCTTATTACCTCCAACTTCAACAACTCGTGCAAGATCTTAATACCGCCCTGGAGAACCAGACATAA
- the HEXD gene encoding hexosaminidase D isoform X2: MDGQPDNTNTAEERASAKTILVHLDLKGAPPKVSYLAEVFPLFSSLGATGLLIEYEDTFPYYKELLPLRAAHAYSPQEIREILRLAQLNHLEVIPLVQTFGHMEFVLKNKEFTHLREVPMYPNSLNPHREESHQLIHAMIRQVMELHLGLHWLHIGSDEVYYLGEGEESKKYLSESGQTVEDLFMCHLKKVAAHVVSTYPGVKLIAWDDMLRGASAQKLTDSGVTQLVEPMIWDYTSNLEVDNRVALIEKYSQSGFQKIWLASAFKGATGASQQLTHIGHHLENHKRWLQVIQKIPQNTLQGVALTGWQRYDHFSVLCELLPVGIPSLAVCLQTLKNGAYTEQVATAVQDVLGMATLDTENYSSEASGSFPGSDVLILITQILFFLKNPTQEFLERNRFVMGWFSAFHRKRKMIHPIMVQQIEPEAVSLLSNWTLLLRDLQAALLKIFPDVTVDEWMEEHLMPYYLQLQQLVQDLNTALENQT, from the exons ATGGATGG GCAACCGGACAACACTAACACCGCAGAGGAAAGAGCAAGTGCCAAGACGATCCTGGTCCACCTGGATCTTAAAGGGGCTCCTCCGAAAGTCTCCTACCTGGCTGAG GTTTTTCCGCTCTTTTCCTCCCTTGGAGCCACCGGGCTGCTGATAGAGTATGAAGACACCTTCCCGTATTACAAGGAGCTTCTCCCACTGCGAGCTGCTCACGCCTACAG TCCTCAAGAAATCCGGGAGATTCTGCGACTGGCACAGCTTAACCATTTAGAGGTCATTCCTCTCGTACAGACGTTTGGACACATGGAG TTTGTCCTAAAGAATAAGGAGTTTACCCACCTGAGAGAGGTCCCAATGTACCCGAACAGCCTTAACCCTCACAGGGAAGAGTCCCACCAGCTTATCCATGCCATGATAAGACAGGTGATGGAGCTCCATCTTGGTCTACACTGGCTCCATATTGGCTCAGATGAG GTCTACTACCTCGGGGAAGGAGAAGAGTCTAAGAAATATCTTTCCGAAAGTGGGCAGACTGTTGAAGACCTCTTTATGTGCCACTTGAAGAAAGTAGCCGCACATGTGGTTTCCACATATCCAGGTGTCAAGCTCATCGCCTGGGATGATATGCTGAGGGGTGCATCTGCCCAAAAATTGACAG ACTCTGGAGTGACCCAACTGGTGGAGCCAATGATCTGGGACTATACTTCAAACCTAGAGGTTGACAATAGAG TTGCCCTGATTGAAAAGTACTCGCAGAGTGGCTTCCAGAAGATCTGGCTGGCCAGTGCCTTTAAGGGGGCCACCGGGGCTTCCCAGCAGCTTACCCATATCGGACATCACCTGGAGAACCACAAACGTTGGCTACAGGTGATACAGAAGATACCACAAAATACCCTGCAGGGAGTGGCCCTCACTGGATGGCAGAG GTACGACCATTTCTCAGTTCTGTGTGAGCTTCTGCCAGTGGGGATACCTTCTCTGGCCGTGTGTCTGCAGACACTGAAGAATG GTGCGTACACTGAGCAGGTGGCCACCGCTGTCCAGGATGTTTTAGGAATGGCTACTTTGGATACGGAAAACTACTCAAG TGAAGCTTCCGGCTCCTTCCCTGGCAGTGACGTCCTGATACTCATAACCCAAATCCTGTTCTTCCTGAAGAATCCCACACAAGAATTCCTGGAGAGAAACCG GTTTGTCATGGGTTGGTTCAGCGCATTTCACAGAAAGAGAAAAATGATCCATCCCATAATGGTGCAACAGATAGAACCAGAGGCTGTGAG TCTCTTGTCTAATTGGACGTTATTACTGAGGGATCTCCAGGCAGCTTTGCTGAAGATCTTTCCAGACGTCAcggtggatgaatggatggaggaacACTTAATGCCTTATTACCTCCAACTTCAACAACTCGTGCAAGATCTTAATACCGCCCTGGAGAACCAGACATAA